A stretch of DNA from Yoonia sp. G8-12:
CTATCTGGAATTCCGCGCTGATTATCATGTCGAATTGCGCTTTACTGATGGCAGCAAACGCCTGATCCCGTTTCTAAAACTCCCGCTTTCCGACCTGCCGCCAGATTTCTTCCCCACCACCTGCCGCACTTGCGTGGACTACACCAACAGGCTGGCCGATATCACGGTGGGCTATATGGCGGGCGAAGGGGAACAATGGCTGATCGTCCGAAACCAGCGCGGCAAAGAGATTTTGGCCGCATTGGGCGATGAAGTATCCCTTGCCGCACCCGGATCACGCGGTCAGCGCCAAAGCTCGGTCAAAGGGTTCGTCGAGAACACGCGCCTTGCGGCAGGGGGCCTGCCACTGCGCCGTATGCCCAACTGGCTGCGCGGAATCATGGCGTGGGTGATGCCACGGATCGGACCGCGCGGTCTGGAATTTGCCCGTGCACGGGTCGAAATGAAGGCGGCCGAAACAGTTCTGCATCTGCGGCGCGAAGAGCCCGCCAAGATCAAGAACATGGTCCCCGATCATGTCTGGAACCTTGCCAAGCCCTACGGAATTGCGCCGGAAGAAAACGAGCAGGCCGCGCCCTAGACCGGCATCGCCGTGGTCTGGCGCACAGTCCGCAACGCAAACGACGATTGCATTTGCGCCACCCCCGGCAGGGTCGCCAGATAGCGCCGGTGAATGCGTGCAAAATCCTCGGTATCACCCGCTACCACCTTGAGGAGGTAGTCCGCCGTGCCAGCCATCAGGTGACACTCCAACACATCCGGGACACGGGCCACCGCCCGCTCAAAGGCATCCAGCACCTCATCAGCCTGCCCGCTCAGGGTGATTTCCACAAAAACCGTCGTCGGGCGGCCCACTTTGCGCGGGTCGAGCAGCGCCACGTAGTCACGGATATAGCCCTCCTTTTCTAATCGTTGCACACGCCGGTGACAGGCCGAGGCGGACAGGTTCGCCTTCTCTGACAAGTCCGCGTTAGAGATACGGCCTTTCTTCTGCAAAACCTCAAGGATTCGACGGTCAATACTGTCTAATTCCATTTCACGCACGATCCTTCGAATTAATAAGAGCTTTGCACACACTTCTAGCGAACCGATCTTAAACTTCCAACAAAACTCCGATAAAATTGCAAATGAACGGCGCAATACTCCCACCAAACATAGGAGGAGCAGGTCATGCATATTGGATGCCCAACAGAGATCAAACCACAGGAATTTCGCGTCGGCCTGACACCAAACGCGGCCCAAGAGGCGGTGAACCACGGCCACACCGTCACTGTTCAATCAGGCGCAGGCAATGGTGCAGGCTTTACTGACGCCGATTATATTGATGCGGGTGCAGCTATCGTGGGTACTGCGGCGGAAGTGTTCGAAAAAGCCGACATGGTTGTAAAAGTGAAAGAACCACAACCCAAAGAGCGCAAAATGCTGCGTGAAGGTCAGATTTTGTTTACTTATCTGCACCTTGCCCCGGACCCCGAACAGACCAAAGACCTCATGGAATCCGGTGCAACCTGTATCGCGTACGAGACCGTGACCGATGATCGCGGTGGTCTGCCCCTGCTTGCCCCGATGTCTGAAGTCGCTGGACGTCTGGCCCCCCAGGTCGGCGCATGGACCTTGCAGAAGGCCAATGGCGGGCGCGGCGTTTTGATGGGTGGTGTGCCGGGTGTCGGCCCTGCCCGAGTGCTTGTCATCGGCGGCGGCGTTGTCGGCACACATGCGGCCCGTATTGCCGCGGGCATGGGCGCTGATGTCACGGTGCTGGACCGGTCTTTGCCGCGTCTGCGCTATCTGGACGATACCTTTGGCGGGGTCTTCAAAAACAGCTACGCCAGTGCGGGCAGCACGATTGAACTGGCGCGTCAGGCTGACATGGTCATCGGCGCGGTCTTGATCCCTGGTGCGGCAGCGCCCAAGCTGATTTCACGTGCACAACTGTCCGAACTGAAACCGGGCGCGGCACTTGTTGACGTGGCAATTGACCAAGGCGGATGCTTTGAAACCTCCAAAGCCACCACCCATGAAAACCCGATCTATGATGTTGACGGGATCATGCACTACTGCGTGGCCAACATGCCGGGGGCCGTGGCGCGCACATCGACCATCGCGCTTGGCAACGCGACGATGCCATTCATGCTGGCACTGGCCGACAAGGGCTGGCGGCAGGCCTGCGAAGACGATCCACATCTGCTCAACGGTCTGAATGTCCACGCGGGCAATCTCACCTACTATGCCGTTGGTAAGGCGCTGGGGATCGACGTGCTTTCGCCATCATTGGCGCTTAAGGCGTAAAACGTAAAAAGGGCCCGCTTGGAAACACGGGCCCTTCGTTCCGTCGGAAGGTCAGATCAGGCGTTCGCCTTCAAGGCATCGCGAATCTCGGCAAGCAGTTCTTCGGCTGTCGGGCCTTTAGGCTCCGCCGCTTTTTCGACTGGAGGCATCGCCGCATCTTTGATCTTGTTGACGTAACGCACCAGCATGAAGACCACAAAAGCGATAATCAGAAAGTTGATGACCGCCATGATGAAGGCACCATAGGCAAAGATTGACGCCCCTGCCTCTCGCGCGGCTTCAAGCGATGCGCCGGCAGGAACCTCACCGGCAAGCACGGCGTAATTGTTTGTGAAATCAACACCACCGGACACAAGACCGATGATTGGATTGATCAGATCGCCAACCAGCGACGTAACGATGGCGGTAAATGCAGCGCCAATGATGATACCAACGGCCATGTCCATGACATTGCCCTTGGCGATAAAAGTTTTGAATTCATTAAGCATTTGTGTCCCCACTTTTTAAGCCTGACGCGCGGATATAAAGCCCACTGCGCAACTACGCACATAGTTACCGCTATCAGCCCACCGTGGCACGGGTTTTATTTGCAACATTTCCCCTTAGCTTGAGTGAATAGAAACTCTGAAAAAGGACATTGCCACATGGCGAACTTATCCGCATTCCCGATCACGCAGCGCTGGCCTGCCAAAGACCCTTCGGTCATCCAACTTTATTCGTTTCCCACGCCAAACGGTGTGAAAGTGTCCATCGCACTTGAAGAAATGGGTCTGGCCTATGAACCACATCTTGTCACACTCAGCGATGATGACGTGAAAAGCGATGCATTCTTGTCGCTGAACCCCAATAACAAAATTCCTGCTATCATCGACCCGAATGGCCCTGACGGGGCAATTGGCCTGTTCGAAAGCGGCGCAATCCTGCTCTATCTCGCTGAAAAGTCAGGCAAGTTCATTGGTTCCTCAGCCGCTGACAAGCACAAGATCACACAATGGCTCATGTTCCAGATGGGTGGCCTTGGGCCAATGCTGGGCCAGATGGGTTTCTTCTACAAGTTTGCGGGTTCCCAGATCGAAGATCCGCGCCCGCGCGAACGCTACCGCGACGAAGCGATCCGTTTGCTGGCTGTGCTGGACGAGGAACTGACCGGCAAAGACTGGATCACAGGTGAATATTCAATCGCGGATATGGCGATTGCACCTTGGGTGAATGCACTCGAATTCTACGGCACGAAAGACGTGGTCGGCTATCACGATCTAAAGAACGTACCGGCCTATGTTGAGCGGTTTTTTGCGCGCCCTGCCGTGGAAAAGGCGAAGAGCATTCCCAACCCTTCCTGAACTGCGCGGCAAACACGCGAATAGGACAGTGCAAGCCATCATGCTGCGGCGCTAGACAGCCGGCCGTTCTGATATTACGTCTGCAATCACGGCCGGCGATAAGGAATTTGTAAAGTGCGTGACAATCAAGACTGGTGGCTCGTACTTGTCATCTGGGGCGAAAAATATTCTGATGAAGATTGTAACAGGCTTATCTTCAGCGCCCTAAGGCATTCCACGCACTGCAAAGGCGTTTGCGTTCTGACCGACCGCTTGGACAGGGCGATAGATAGCAGGGCGACGATGGTACCGTTCCCCGATGACTTTAACCGCGACGATTTTAAGAGGAGTGGACTGCCGATCAAGATTTGTATGTTTGATCTACCAAAAGTTCCAGAAGGCGATGTCTGCATTTATGTCGACTTGGACTCTATGATTGTCGGGAACCTTGATAGACTGGCGATACTCGCACAAAAGGCCGATATCTGGACAATCGATGTTTCCCCCGGCGGTTTTCCCACTTGCGGCGAGATCCGCCATCGGCTTTCTGGTGGCAGGTACTTTACCGCGGGCAACTCGTCATGTTTCGTGTTCAAGAACCGGTTTCCGGACAACCCAACATCGCAGTTCAGAAAGCTCTTCTCGGCAGGAACGCTACCAAAGCGGTTTTTGCACGATGATCGGTTTATTGGATGGAGCTGCCAGCAGAAGCTGCGCGGATTCCCGACGCATCTTGTCTCCTATTTCCGACTTGAATTTTTGGCACCTGCTATGTGGATCACCCGCCTCTACGCAATTGCGCGCAAGCAACTCCGGCAACAGATCATTGTTGTGACCTTTGCCGGAAAAAACACTAAACTCGAAAAAATATTGGCCACGGGTCCGGAAGAGCGGATCGTTGATCATCATGGTCGCGTGGGTCATTGGACGAATGATTTAACAAGCGGCATGAGCGGCAAAATCGAAGCTGAATTGCTGGCGTTCGAGAACCGCTAGGGCCCTATCTGTTTCCCGGCAACGTCCCGTTTAAAACGTAGCGTAGAATATCGACAACCTGCTGTGGCTCTTGCACAACGGCAAGGGCTGCGGCGTCCACCTCTTTCAACGGATGTTGATGATCTGGCCCGTGCATCACGATCAGCGATTTGCCCAGTGCGGCGGCATAGCCTGCGTCAAACGCCGCGTTCCACTGCTTGTACTTCTCACCAAAACGCACAACCACGATATCGGCGTTCTGTAGCCCGTGCCGTGTACGGATCGCATTCAGGTTTGCACCTTTGTTGTCGTGCCAGAACTTGTTGTCCTCAGGCCCCATGATCGCAACGCCGCAATCGTCCGAAGCATCGTGATCGGTCACAGGCCCATCAAATTCCACATCAAGCCCTGCGGCCTCTGCCGTAATCTGCTCACGCCAGTCGGTGTGGATCTCACCTGAAAGGTAAATCTTAAGGGTCATGTCGGGGCTCCTTCACTTTTAGTATGTGTTGGTGCGTGGCGGGGAGTGGATCACCCCCGCAGCACGCCGCCGGTGGCTTTTGTCACTTTCTCAACAATCTTGGCGCTGACCGTTTCGATATCTGCATCTTTCAACGTCGCCTCTGTCGGCTGCAAGCGCACCGTGACAGCAAGGGATTTTTTGCCCTCACCCAGCGACCCGCCGATAAATTCGTCAAAGACACGCACATCGGTGATCAGGTTTTTGTCCGCACCTGCGGCAGCGTTGACCAGTGTCAGCGCCTCGACCTGCGCATCAACGACAAAGGCAAAGTCCCGTTCGACCGCCTGCAAATCCGTGGCCGTCAAAGCCGCGCGCGTCGCGGTTTTATTCTTGGGCAACGGCACTTCGTCCGGCCAGATGGTGAAGGCAACCGCAGGCCCTTTGATATCCATCTCGCGCAGCACTTTCGGATGTAATTCCCCAAAGATACCCAGCACTTTTTTCGGCCCCAGGCAGATTTTACCGTGCCGTCCGGGGTGCCACCATTCTTCGGCACCGCGTAGAATTTGCACTTTCGCAGGCGCACCAATCGCAGCCAAGATCGCCTCGGCATCTGCCTTGGCATCATAAAGGTCAACGGGGCGCGACGTACCATGCACATCCTTGGGCCCTGTCCGCCCGATCAGGACGCCAGAGACCAGCATGTGCTGTTCGCCCGGCTCGCCACCATGGAAGCCTGCACCGACCTCAAACAACCCCATATCCATGAAACCGCGCGCCTGATTACGCGCCGCCGCCCGCAGCAAACCGGGCAGCAGAGAGGGCCGCATATGCGACATTTCCGAGCTGATCGGGTTTTCCAGCATGGTCGCATCATCGCCACCGCCAAAGAGCTTGGCCGCTTCGGCGTCAATAAAGCTGTAGGTTACGCATTCATTATAACCCAGCGCCGCCGCTGTCCGGCGCGCAGCCTGCTGGCGCATCTGTCCGGGTGTCAGGATCGGCTTGGGCACGCCTGCGTCGATGCGCGGCAAGGGTTTGCCTTGCAGCTTTGTCAGGGATGCAATGCGCGCAACCTCCTCGACCAGATCGGCCTCGCCTTGGACATCGGGGCGCCATGACGGCACATGGGCCATGTTGCCTTCCATCACAAAGCCAAGATCGGTCAATGTGCTGCGCTGGGTCGACTCAGAAATCTCCATCCCGACCAGCGAAATCACGCGCTTGGCGTCCAGTTTGTAGGCGCGTGCTGTGTCCGGCACGGTCCCTGCCTGGATAAGCTCGGACACCTCACCACCGGCGTGATCCACAATCATCCGCACCGCATGCTCAAGCCCCTCGGGCGTGAAAGCAGGGTCAACCCCACGCTCGAACCGGTAACGGGCATCGGAGTTGATCTTGAGGGCGCGGCCCGTGTAAGCGATCTGGATCGGGTCCCAATAGGCGCTTTCAACAAAGACATTCACGGTCTCTTCGGTGCAGCCGGTCTCGGCCCCGCCCATCACACCGGCGATGCTTTCAGGGCCATTGTCATCCGAAATCACCATCTGGCCCGCTTGCAGGGTGTATTCCTTGTCGTCGAGCGCCACCAGCGTCTCACCCCCGGCGGCACGGTGGACACGTAGATTGCCGTTGACCTTGTCCGCGTCAAAAACATGCAGCGGGCGGTTCAGGTCGAAAGTGAACCAGTTGGTCACATCAACAAGAAAGCTAATCGGGCGCAGGCCAATGGCGCGCAACTGTGTTTGTAGCCAATCAGGACTGGGGCCGTTCTTGACGCCTTTGATCAGTCGGCCACAAAACACTGGGCAGCCATCCAGCGTGTCATCCGCTATCGCTACACTCAAGTCAGCTTTGAATGCCACAGGGACCGGTTTAACCGTGATAGGCCTCAGCTTGCCCAAACCACGCGCGGCCAGATCACGGGCGATCCCGCGCACGCCCAGCGCATCAGGGCGGTTGGGTGTAATTGCGATCTCGATGACCGGATCGACCTTTTCAGGGCTGTTCATAGCCAGCCAATCAGTGAACCGCTGGCCCACTTCGCCCGAGGGCAACTCGATGATGCCGTCGTGTTCCTCGGACAACTCCATCTCACGCTCGGAACACATCATGCCGTAGCTTTCGATGCCACGGATTTTACCCACGCCAATGGTGGTGTCGATGCCGGGGACATAGGTGCCGGGGCTGGCAATCACGACGGTAATGCCCGCACGCGCGTTAGGCGCACCACAGATGATCTGGGTTGGGCCGTTGGCGGTATCGACCTGACAGACCTTGAGCTTATCCGCATCGGGATGCTTCTCGGCGCTCACGACCTTGCCAATCGTGAAATCAGCCAGCCGTTCAATCGGATTTTCGATACCTTCAACCTCAAGCCCGA
This window harbors:
- the pheT gene encoding phenylalanine--tRNA ligase subunit beta yields the protein MKFTLSWLKNHLDTDASVADIAYALTDLGLEVEGIENPIERLADFTIGKVVSAEKHPDADKLKVCQVDTANGPTQIICGAPNARAGITVVIASPGTYVPGIDTTIGVGKIRGIESYGMMCSEREMELSEEHDGIIELPSGEVGQRFTDWLAMNSPEKVDPVIEIAITPNRPDALGVRGIARDLAARGLGKLRPITVKPVPVAFKADLSVAIADDTLDGCPVFCGRLIKGVKNGPSPDWLQTQLRAIGLRPISFLVDVTNWFTFDLNRPLHVFDADKVNGNLRVHRAAGGETLVALDDKEYTLQAGQMVISDDNGPESIAGVMGGAETGCTEETVNVFVESAYWDPIQIAYTGRALKINSDARYRFERGVDPAFTPEGLEHAVRMIVDHAGGEVSELIQAGTVPDTARAYKLDAKRVISLVGMEISESTQRSTLTDLGFVMEGNMAHVPSWRPDVQGEADLVEEVARIASLTKLQGKPLPRIDAGVPKPILTPGQMRQQAARRTAAALGYNECVTYSFIDAEAAKLFGGGDDATMLENPISSEMSHMRPSLLPGLLRAAARNQARGFMDMGLFEVGAGFHGGEPGEQHMLVSGVLIGRTGPKDVHGTSRPVDLYDAKADAEAILAAIGAPAKVQILRGAEEWWHPGRHGKICLGPKKVLGIFGELHPKVLREMDIKGPAVAFTIWPDEVPLPKNKTATRAALTATDLQAVERDFAFVVDAQVEALTLVNAAAGADKNLITDVRVFDEFIGGSLGEGKKSLAVTVRLQPTEATLKDADIETVSAKIVEKVTKATGGVLRG
- a CDS encoding YtoQ family protein, translating into MTLKIYLSGEIHTDWREQITAEAAGLDVEFDGPVTDHDASDDCGVAIMGPEDNKFWHDNKGANLNAIRTRHGLQNADIVVVRFGEKYKQWNAAFDAGYAAALGKSLIVMHGPDHQHPLKEVDAAALAVVQEPQQVVDILRYVLNGTLPGNR
- the ald gene encoding alanine dehydrogenase, whose amino-acid sequence is MHIGCPTEIKPQEFRVGLTPNAAQEAVNHGHTVTVQSGAGNGAGFTDADYIDAGAAIVGTAAEVFEKADMVVKVKEPQPKERKMLREGQILFTYLHLAPDPEQTKDLMESGATCIAYETVTDDRGGLPLLAPMSEVAGRLAPQVGAWTLQKANGGRGVLMGGVPGVGPARVLVIGGGVVGTHAARIAAGMGADVTVLDRSLPRLRYLDDTFGGVFKNSYASAGSTIELARQADMVIGAVLIPGAAAPKLISRAQLSELKPGAALVDVAIDQGGCFETSKATTHENPIYDVDGIMHYCVANMPGAVARTSTIALGNATMPFMLALADKGWRQACEDDPHLLNGLNVHAGNLTYYAVGKALGIDVLSPSLALKA
- the mscL gene encoding large conductance mechanosensitive channel protein MscL — translated: MLNEFKTFIAKGNVMDMAVGIIIGAAFTAIVTSLVGDLINPIIGLVSGGVDFTNNYAVLAGEVPAGASLEAAREAGASIFAYGAFIMAVINFLIIAFVVFMLVRYVNKIKDAAMPPVEKAAEPKGPTAEELLAEIRDALKANA
- a CDS encoding Lrp/AsnC family transcriptional regulator — translated: MELDSIDRRILEVLQKKGRISNADLSEKANLSASACHRRVQRLEKEGYIRDYVALLDPRKVGRPTTVFVEITLSGQADEVLDAFERAVARVPDVLECHLMAGTADYLLKVVAGDTEDFARIHRRYLATLPGVAQMQSSFALRTVRQTTAMPV
- a CDS encoding glutathione S-transferase family protein, encoding MANLSAFPITQRWPAKDPSVIQLYSFPTPNGVKVSIALEEMGLAYEPHLVTLSDDDVKSDAFLSLNPNNKIPAIIDPNGPDGAIGLFESGAILLYLAEKSGKFIGSSAADKHKITQWLMFQMGGLGPMLGQMGFFYKFAGSQIEDPRPRERYRDEAIRLLAVLDEELTGKDWITGEYSIADMAIAPWVNALEFYGTKDVVGYHDLKNVPAYVERFFARPAVEKAKSIPNPS